A genomic window from Halofilum ochraceum includes:
- a CDS encoding 16S rRNA (uracil(1498)-N(3))-methyltransferase, which translates to MRVPRAHIDTDLAVGNRVTLPDTTAHHFLRVLRLPDGAAIRLFNGAAGDWHGRLEVEGKQRAAAVIESFETRATESPLELTLIQGISRGQRMDYTLEKSVELGVAHIIPVVMERTQAAPAGERIAKKARHWQGVIAASAAQSGRTRLPTLAAQCSFREWLTQTDTTARPHVLLDPTGHRAPGEIAATTGLTLIAGPEGGFSPAERDAAYTAGCEGIRLGPRTLRTETAAVAALALLQGLYGDLG; encoded by the coding sequence ATGCGCGTACCGCGCGCCCATATCGACACGGACCTCGCGGTCGGCAACCGCGTGACACTGCCGGATACGACGGCCCACCACTTCCTGCGCGTGCTGCGCCTCCCCGATGGCGCGGCCATCCGCCTGTTCAACGGAGCAGCCGGCGACTGGCACGGACGCCTCGAGGTCGAGGGCAAACAGCGGGCTGCGGCCGTGATCGAATCCTTCGAGACGCGGGCCACCGAGTCGCCACTCGAACTCACGCTCATCCAGGGCATCTCGCGCGGACAGCGCATGGACTACACCCTGGAGAAAAGCGTGGAACTCGGTGTGGCCCACATCATCCCCGTCGTCATGGAGCGAACGCAGGCAGCCCCCGCCGGCGAACGGATCGCGAAAAAAGCCCGCCACTGGCAAGGCGTGATCGCGGCGTCAGCGGCGCAGTCGGGACGTACGCGCCTGCCCACGCTCGCGGCACAATGCAGCTTCCGCGAATGGCTTACCCAGACCGACACCACCGCCAGGCCGCACGTGCTGCTCGACCCGACAGGCCATCGCGCACCCGGTGAGATTGCGGCGACCACCGGACTGACGCTGATCGCTGGCCCGGAGGGCGGTTTCAGTCCCGCCGAGCGGGATGCAGCGTACACAGCGGGTTGTGAGGGCATACGCCTCGGCCCACGCACCCTGCGCACGGAAACGGCCGCGGTCGCCGCTCTCGCGCTTTTGCAGGGACTGTACGGGGATCTGGGCTGA